A region from the Cellvibrio sp. PSBB006 genome encodes:
- the aroA gene encoding 3-phosphoshikimate 1-carboxyvinyltransferase, which produces MEFLDLQPATRAQGVVQLPGSKSISNRTLLLAALAQGTTEIRDLLKSDDTDRMLEALRSLGVGVTQIGENDYRVEGTGGFPNKEADLFLGNAGTAFRPLTAALALSGGTYKLHGVPRMHERPIGDLVDALRQIGADITYLGQEGFPPLLIKPAEIAAQGTIRIRGDVSSQFLTALLMALPMTGKETRIELISELISKPYIEITLKLMAQFGVVVERDGWERFTVPVAKGYTSPGTMFVEGDASSASYFLAAGALGRGPVRVQGVGQNSIQGDVAFADALEAIGVKITKGENWIEASAPALPLKAFDRDFNHIPDAAMTLAVVALFCDGPSRLTNIASWRVKETDRIAAMATELRKLGAIVEEGEDWLRVTPVEKLIPNAAIDTYDDHRMAMCFSLATFGGVPVRINDPKCTAKTFPTYFDVFADVVSEK; this is translated from the coding sequence ATGGAATTCCTCGATCTGCAACCCGCTACCCGCGCGCAGGGTGTTGTACAGCTCCCTGGCTCCAAAAGTATCTCCAACCGCACCTTGCTGCTGGCCGCTCTGGCGCAGGGCACGACCGAGATTCGCGACCTGCTGAAGTCGGATGATACTGACCGGATGCTGGAAGCCTTGCGCAGCCTCGGCGTGGGTGTGACCCAGATCGGGGAAAATGATTATCGTGTGGAAGGCACTGGCGGTTTTCCCAATAAAGAAGCCGATCTGTTCCTCGGTAATGCGGGCACGGCGTTTCGCCCGCTGACGGCGGCGCTGGCGTTAAGCGGTGGGACTTATAAGCTGCACGGTGTGCCGCGTATGCACGAGCGGCCCATCGGCGACCTGGTGGATGCCTTGCGTCAGATCGGTGCGGATATTACTTACCTCGGGCAAGAGGGTTTTCCGCCCCTGTTGATCAAACCTGCTGAGATTGCTGCACAAGGCACCATCAGGATTCGCGGCGATGTGTCCAGCCAGTTCCTGACGGCGCTGCTGATGGCGCTGCCCATGACCGGCAAGGAAACCCGCATCGAGCTGATCAGCGAATTGATCTCCAAGCCCTACATTGAGATTACCCTGAAGCTGATGGCGCAATTCGGTGTGGTGGTGGAGCGCGATGGCTGGGAGCGTTTCACTGTGCCGGTGGCGAAGGGCTACACCTCGCCGGGTACGATGTTTGTTGAGGGCGATGCGTCCTCTGCGTCCTATTTTCTGGCAGCGGGCGCGTTGGGTCGTGGCCCCGTGCGGGTACAGGGCGTGGGCCAGAACAGTATCCAGGGCGATGTCGCGTTTGCAGATGCACTGGAAGCAATTGGTGTGAAGATCACCAAAGGCGAGAACTGGATTGAAGCTTCAGCACCGGCCTTGCCGTTAAAAGCTTTTGACCGGGACTTCAATCATATTCCCGATGCGGCCATGACACTGGCGGTGGTTGCACTCTTCTGTGATGGCCCATCGCGCCTGACCAACATTGCCAGCTGGCGAGTAAAGGAAACGGATCGCATCGCCGCGATGGCGACTGAATTGCGCAAGCTGGGTGCGATAGTGGAAGAGGGAGAAGATTGGCTGCGTGTGACGCCGGTCGAAAAACTTATTCCCAACGCAGCGATCGATACCTATGACGACCATCGTATGGCCATGTGTTTTTCATTGGCAACCTTCGGCGGTGTGCCGGTGCGTATCAATGACCCCAAATGCACGGCAAAAACATTCCCCACGTATTTTGATGTGTTTGCCGACGTGGTGAGTGAAAAATAG
- a CDS encoding TIGR03546 family protein → MLTLFAKILKVLNSEASPWQIGWAIGLGLLAGLLPFGFLTLLILLIVCLFTINLSTFLLVWGVCSGLMFIFGDALEALTWQYAQQPGLLQLLASTETLQLLHLHHTLVLGAFVLGLLLLLPIAWLGSLLVTQYRLRVMSKLQKLRIVQMLNATKLVQLYQKLN, encoded by the coding sequence ATGCTGACCCTGTTCGCCAAAATTCTTAAGGTTCTGAATTCGGAAGCCTCTCCCTGGCAGATCGGCTGGGCCATCGGCCTCGGTCTGCTGGCCGGCTTGTTGCCCTTTGGTTTCCTCACATTATTGATTCTGCTGATTGTCTGTTTGTTTACCATCAACCTCTCGACTTTTTTATTGGTGTGGGGCGTGTGTAGCGGTTTGATGTTTATCTTCGGCGACGCATTGGAAGCCCTCACCTGGCAATACGCGCAACAGCCGGGTTTATTGCAGTTATTAGCTTCTACAGAAACGCTGCAGCTTTTGCATTTGCATCACACCTTGGTGCTGGGTGCGTTTGTGTTGGGTTTGCTCTTGCTCTTGCCGATAGCCTGGCTTGGTTCGTTGCTGGTTACCCAATACCGATTACGAGTGATGAGCAAATTGCAAAAATTACGGATTGTGCAAATGCTCAACGCCACCAAATTAGTTCAGCTGTATCAGAAATTAAATTAA
- a CDS encoding TIGR03545 family protein, which yields MIRKSGWLVFLALLATVLLLVYVFAGTAIRIGMVYTLEKAVGAEVNIDDVSLSLSPLALTIEDLQITNKDKPTHNTISFAQANAALEVWPALLGYYVINDLSIDGLAYGTERRSPGKVYRGELAEESERVDLAEVLQLDLPDADELMARANLQTEAKGEALQEQASAQKKQLESLKSQLPNKDNLEKIQADIKALTESKIENAADLAAKTEQLRKLQDTLKAERDKVRQVKQQLTESRDQLENAVTALRDASAADWQQLQQLANIGEGGLAPISQILLGDVWGDRIAQLESIYRLVKPYIPEDFGKGDAAAAEAGPTLPNRILPLPSQPYPDFLVRNARINWLIGGGEATISAQDITAQHDIINNATRFNLDVQGLPKLAAFALNGDFAIREQMVTNVKWDMDGFALDSMEIGGGDSALNLAASLLNSTGSLKLVDNKIEQQAQVVLQQPEFSSSGNKYIQQLAGLLNQQAQIPLTLGATGLLSDPQVSVRSPLDRLLGDALLGEAKAKIAELETKLRNQLDSKLQEELGAQSEWLAMLNQQDGEANALQGSIDNMLNAKLASVKDSAKDRLKDSLRDRLGGDKKEE from the coding sequence ATGATCCGGAAATCGGGATGGTTAGTTTTTCTTGCGCTGCTGGCGACGGTTTTATTGCTGGTCTATGTTTTCGCCGGTACGGCCATTCGCATTGGTATGGTGTACACGTTGGAAAAAGCGGTGGGTGCAGAAGTTAATATCGATGATGTGTCACTGAGCCTGTCACCCTTGGCGCTCACCATTGAAGATTTGCAAATCACCAACAAGGACAAACCCACTCACAACACCATCAGTTTTGCGCAAGCCAATGCCGCATTGGAAGTCTGGCCTGCGTTGTTGGGTTATTACGTGATTAACGATTTATCAATTGACGGTCTGGCTTACGGCACTGAACGTCGCTCGCCAGGAAAAGTGTATCGCGGTGAGCTGGCCGAAGAGAGCGAAAGGGTAGATCTGGCGGAAGTCTTGCAGTTGGATTTGCCTGATGCCGATGAATTAATGGCGCGCGCGAATTTGCAAACCGAAGCCAAGGGTGAAGCGTTACAGGAGCAGGCCAGCGCGCAGAAAAAGCAACTGGAATCCTTGAAATCGCAATTGCCGAATAAAGACAATCTGGAAAAAATCCAGGCCGACATCAAAGCGCTCACCGAGAGCAAGATCGAAAATGCGGCAGACCTGGCGGCCAAGACCGAACAACTGAGAAAACTGCAAGACACATTAAAAGCTGAGCGCGATAAAGTGCGGCAAGTGAAGCAACAATTAACCGAGAGTCGCGATCAATTAGAGAATGCGGTCACTGCATTGCGCGATGCCAGTGCGGCGGATTGGCAACAACTGCAACAATTAGCCAATATTGGTGAAGGTGGCCTGGCGCCGATCAGCCAGATTTTACTTGGCGATGTCTGGGGTGATCGAATCGCGCAATTGGAAAGTATTTATCGCTTGGTAAAACCCTACATCCCTGAAGATTTTGGCAAAGGTGATGCTGCTGCGGCTGAAGCGGGACCTACCTTGCCTAATCGCATTCTGCCTTTACCCAGCCAGCCTTACCCGGATTTTCTGGTCCGGAATGCACGCATCAATTGGTTAATCGGCGGCGGTGAAGCCACTATCAGTGCGCAGGACATCACCGCGCAACATGATATTATCAACAACGCCACACGCTTTAACCTGGATGTACAAGGCCTACCGAAATTGGCCGCGTTTGCATTGAATGGTGATTTTGCCATTCGCGAACAAATGGTCACCAATGTGAAATGGGATATGGATGGCTTTGCGCTCGACAGCATGGAAATTGGCGGTGGCGATAGTGCATTAAACCTCGCCGCGAGTTTGCTTAACTCAACCGGCTCATTGAAATTGGTGGATAATAAAATCGAGCAACAGGCGCAGGTTGTGTTGCAACAGCCGGAATTCAGTAGCAGCGGCAATAAATATATTCAACAACTTGCAGGTTTATTGAATCAGCAAGCGCAAATTCCCTTGACCCTGGGCGCGACAGGTTTACTAAGCGATCCGCAAGTCAGCGTGCGTTCACCTCTGGATCGTTTACTCGGTGATGCACTGTTGGGCGAAGCCAAAGCAAAAATCGCCGAACTGGAAACCAAATTGCGCAACCAACTGGACAGCAAACTGCAGGAAGAGCTGGGCGCGCAATCCGAATGGCTGGCCATGCTGAATCAACAGGATGGCGAAGCAAATGCGTTGCAAGGTAGCATTGATAATATGCTTAACGCAAAGTTGGCCAGCGTAAAAGACAGCGCTAAAGATCGGTTGAAAGACAGTTTGCGCGATCGTTTGGGTGGCGATAAAAAAGAAGAATAA
- a CDS encoding DUF2254 domain-containing protein has product MISKWRWIIVQFSRKLWVRALLFAVLAVITALAAIFLKHLIPDDLSTKIGADAVDNILNILASSMLAVTTFSLSVMVAAYTAATSSVSPRATRLLMEDTTTQNVLGTFVGSFLFSLVGITALSTGVYGNEGRVILFVVTLGVIALIVATVLLWIEHLSHLGRVGETSDRVEQATLKAVQQRIQYPWLGGAPLTDAQQIPSDALPLYAEKIGYIQHIDVAAISHWAEKAEARVYITSLPGAFVHPKRMLARVVGTHELDQEKLQSAFSIANERSFDQDPRFGLSVLSEIASRALSPAVNDPGTAIEIIGRGLRILCHWKEPNTGDSECIIEYPQVLVPPLKLEEFFDDFFTPIARDGVNMLEVQIRLQKALDALAQLGEPFYRIARDHAQQTLQRTNAVMEFDGDKQVLQELVDDLTHQSGHQP; this is encoded by the coding sequence ATGATTTCCAAATGGCGCTGGATCATTGTGCAGTTCAGCCGCAAGTTATGGGTACGCGCGCTGCTTTTTGCGGTCCTGGCCGTTATCACTGCACTGGCGGCAATTTTTCTTAAACATCTGATTCCCGATGATCTGTCGACCAAGATCGGGGCGGATGCGGTCGACAATATCCTGAATATCCTGGCCTCCAGCATGCTGGCGGTCACCACATTTTCCCTTAGCGTGATGGTCGCGGCCTATACCGCCGCTACCAGTAGTGTTTCGCCGCGTGCAACTCGCCTGTTGATGGAAGACACCACCACCCAAAATGTGCTGGGAACGTTTGTCGGTTCTTTTCTTTTCAGCCTCGTGGGCATTACCGCGTTGAGCACCGGCGTCTACGGTAACGAAGGTCGGGTGATTTTGTTCGTGGTTACGCTCGGCGTTATTGCGCTGATTGTCGCTACCGTGTTGCTGTGGATTGAGCACTTGTCGCATCTGGGGCGCGTTGGCGAAACCAGTGACCGTGTCGAGCAAGCAACGTTGAAAGCGGTACAGCAGCGCATTCAATACCCATGGCTCGGCGGTGCGCCGCTGACAGACGCGCAGCAAATACCCTCCGATGCATTGCCCTTGTATGCAGAGAAAATTGGTTACATCCAGCATATTGATGTGGCTGCTATTTCCCATTGGGCAGAAAAAGCGGAGGCCAGGGTTTACATCACCAGTTTACCCGGTGCCTTTGTTCATCCTAAACGGATGCTGGCTCGGGTGGTGGGCACGCACGAACTCGATCAGGAAAAACTGCAATCCGCATTCTCCATTGCCAACGAACGCTCCTTTGACCAGGACCCTCGTTTTGGATTATCGGTGTTAAGTGAAATTGCTTCGCGCGCCCTATCGCCGGCGGTTAATGATCCGGGTACGGCTATTGAAATTATCGGGCGGGGCTTGCGTATTTTGTGTCATTGGAAAGAGCCGAACACGGGGGACAGCGAATGCATCATTGAGTATCCGCAGGTATTGGTACCGCCGTTAAAGCTTGAAGAATTTTTTGATGATTTTTTTACGCCCATTGCGCGCGATGGCGTCAACATGCTTGAAGTGCAGATTCGTTTGCAAAAGGCGTTGGATGCACTGGCACAACTGGGCGAACCTTTTTATCGGATTGCACGTGACCATGCACAGCAGACATTGCAGCGTACCAATGCCGTGATGGAATTTGATGGGGACAAGCAGGTGTTGCAGGAGTTGGTTGATGACCTGACGCACCAATCAGGTCATCAACCATAA